Proteins found in one Abyssibius alkaniclasticus genomic segment:
- a CDS encoding M16 family metallopeptidase yields MSVQTHVLESGLTIVTEAMDHLESASLGFWVGVGTRHETLAQNGIAHFMEHMAFKGTQRRSALQIAEAIEDVGGYLNAYTSRDTTAYYSRVLAGDVPLALDVLGDILLEPTLADAEVEIERGVILQEIGQTLDTPDDIIFDWLQEIAYPNQPMGRSILGTEERVRGFQRDDLASFIGQHYSPDRMVLAAAGAVDHDAIVKQAEAIFASAANRPAPEVAPAQYQGGERREVKDLEQAHMSLCLPAPAYQDASFFDAQVFALALGGGMSSRLFQELREKRGLCYSIMASASAGNDNGLLTIYAGTSEADLAELSTVTIDEIRRAVDDLSQAEIDRARVQLKAGMLMGLEGASARAERLARSTAIWGRIIPLSETVAKIDAVSRQTVRDFGATLLNQPMAGALYGPIGRAPSIAALSARLAA; encoded by the coding sequence ATGAGCGTGCAAACCCATGTGCTTGAGTCAGGGCTGACCATTGTCACCGAGGCGATGGACCATCTGGAATCCGCCTCGCTCGGCTTTTGGGTCGGGGTTGGCACGCGGCATGAAACGCTGGCGCAGAACGGCATTGCGCATTTCATGGAGCATATGGCGTTCAAGGGCACGCAGCGGCGCTCGGCCCTGCAAATCGCCGAGGCGATTGAGGATGTTGGCGGCTATCTGAACGCCTATACCAGCCGCGATACCACCGCCTATTACAGCCGCGTGCTGGCGGGCGATGTGCCGCTGGCGCTGGATGTGCTGGGCGATATTCTGCTGGAGCCCACCCTGGCCGATGCCGAGGTGGAAATCGAGCGCGGGGTGATTTTGCAGGAAATCGGCCAGACGCTTGATACGCCCGATGATATCATTTTCGACTGGTTGCAGGAAATCGCCTATCCGAACCAGCCGATGGGCCGTTCGATTTTGGGAACCGAGGAACGCGTGCGCGGCTTTCAGCGCGACGATCTGGCCAGCTTCATCGGCCAGCATTACAGCCCCGACCGAATGGTTCTGGCGGCTGCCGGCGCGGTTGATCATGATGCGATTGTAAAACAGGCCGAGGCGATCTTTGCCTCTGCCGCCAACCGCCCCGCGCCTGAGGTTGCCCCGGCGCAATATCAGGGTGGCGAGCGGCGCGAAGTAAAAGATCTGGAGCAGGCGCATATGAGCCTGTGCCTGCCCGCCCCTGCCTATCAGGATGCCAGTTTCTTTGATGCGCAGGTGTTTGCGCTGGCGCTTGGTGGCGGCATGTCCTCGCGGCTGTTTCAGGAATTGCGCGAAAAGCGCGGGCTTTGCTATTCGATCATGGCCAGTGCCAGCGCGGGCAACGATAATGGTTTGCTGACCATTTACGCAGGCACATCCGAGGCTGACCTTGCCGAGCTTTCCACCGTCACGATTGATGAAATCCGCCGCGCGGTCGATGACCTGAGCCAGGCCGAGATTGACCGCGCGCGCGTGCAGCTGAAAGCCGGTATGCTGATGGGGCTGGAAGGCGCCAGCGCACGGGCCGAACGGCTTGCGCGCTCTACCGCCATTTGGGGCCGGATCATTCCGCTCAGCGAAACCGTGGCCAAGATCGATGCGGTAAGCCGGCAAACCGTGCGCGATTTTGGCGCAACGCTGCTCAACCAGCCGATGGCCGGCGCGCTTTATGGCCCGATTGGCCGCGCCCCCAGCATTGCTGCGCTTTCCGCGCGGCTGGCCGCCTGA
- a CDS encoding GNAT family N-acetyltransferase: MLWARKAKQLRGARITLRLPVMADHANWRGLRLKSSAFLAPWEPLRDSDFLGRGAFRNRVWWARRSAEQDRGLSFLIFRNDDGCLLGGITLDNIRRGPAMAGSLGYWMGQEFTNQGYMTEAVKLVVDHAFSQLNLSRVEAACLPENAASRAVLERCGFKYEGVAQSYLQIAGRWRTHVLYASLRRDRRGKTDAG, translated from the coding sequence GTGCTTTGGGCGCGCAAAGCCAAACAATTGCGCGGCGCGCGCATTACATTGCGTTTGCCCGTTATGGCCGACCATGCCAACTGGCGCGGGCTGCGTTTGAAAAGCAGCGCCTTTCTTGCCCCCTGGGAGCCGCTGCGCGATAGCGATTTTCTGGGGCGCGGCGCCTTTCGCAACCGTGTCTGGTGGGCGCGGCGCAGCGCCGAGCAGGACCGAGGGCTGAGCTTTCTGATCTTTCGCAACGATGACGGGTGCCTGCTGGGCGGCATCACGCTGGACAATATCCGCCGTGGCCCGGCAATGGCGGGCAGCCTTGGCTACTGGATGGGGCAGGAATTTACCAACCAGGGCTATATGACCGAGGCCGTAAAGCTGGTGGTTGACCATGCCTTCAGCCAGCTGAACCTCAGCCGCGTCGAGGCCGCCTGCCTGCCGGAAAACGCCGCCTCGCGCGCGGTTCTGGAACGCTGCGGCTTCAAATATGAAGGTGTGGCGCAAAGCTATCTGCAAATTGCCGGGCGCTGGCGCACACATGTGCTATATGCCAGCTTGCGGCGCGACCGTCGCGGCAAGACCGATGCGGGCTAG